In Leifsonia sp. PS1209, the genomic stretch TCGGCTACTGGACCGCCGTGACCGCGGGCATCCTCTACATCAACTGGCGCCCGTCCACCGCCGACGACCCCAACTACGCCAACTCCGCCTTCTACAACGACCAGACGCTCGCGCAGTACATCCTCGACGGCAACTCCGCACCGACCGTGGATGCGCAGAACGCGTCGTACGAGAAGGCGCAGGACTACATCGCAGAGCACGCGCTCTCCATCGGCGTCTACGACAGGCTCAGCACCCTCGCCGTCTCGACGAAGCTCAAGGGCGTCTGGCAGGAGCACGCACAGGGAGGACCGACGTTCTATGACGCATACCTCACCAAGTAGCGAGACCGTCCAGGTCTCGCCGGCCGTCGCGGCCTCCTCCCCGATCGGGGAGGAGCCGCGGCGACCGCGCCGCACCAGGCGCGTGTTGTTCACGGTCGGCCGCAAGGTCGTGTCCGCCGTCGTGGTGCTCTGGGGCGCCGCCACGGTCGCGTTCTTCGCCCAGCTCGCCCTCCCCGGCGACAGGGCCACGGCCATCCTGAACATCCGGGCCGGTCAGGCGCAGCAGCGCACCCCGGCGGAGCTGGCGCAGATCAACGAGCAGTACGGCCTGCACCGTCCGGTGATCGTGCAGTACCTCGACTACCTGCGCGGCCTGCTGGCCGGTGACTTCGGCTCGTCGTACCAGCAGTACCGCCCTGTCACCGCGATCATCGGCGAACAGCTGGGCGCCACCGTGACCCTGTCGCTGACAGCGATCGTCTTCGCCTGGGTGCTGATGATCGTGTGGGTGACCGTCACCGCCGGTCGCGGCCCCCGCGTCGGCGCGCTCGGCGCCACTGTCGACGTGGTCGCGGCCGGGCTCCCCGCATACTGGCTCGGCATCATCCTGCTGCTGGTGTTCGGTCTCGGCCTGCGCTGGTTCCCGATCATCGGCGGCACCGGCGTGAACGGGCTGATCCTGCCCGCGCTGACCCTCGCCATCCCGCTCGCCGGGTTCATGGCGCAGAGCACGAGGGCCGAGTTCGAACGGGCGCTCGAACAGCCGTTCGTGCTGTCGGCCAGGATGCGCGGGATGGGCGAGTGGGGCATCCGGTTGCGGCACGTTCTGCGGCACGCGGTCATCCCCGCGATCACGCTCTCCGGCTGGGCGCTCGGTGCGACGCTGTCCGGCGCCGTCATCGTCGAGTCGATCTTCTCCCGGCCGGGCATCGGCTCGGTGCTCGTCGGGGCCGTGAACAACCAGGACCTGCCCGTCGTGGTCGGCATCGTCACGCTCGTGGCCGTCGTCTACGTCGTGGCGAACCTGCTCGTGGACATCGTCTACACCATCATCGACCCCCGGATGGACCTGTCATGACAGCACTCGGTACCCCTTCCGTCGGCAGCGGAGACCGCGCATCCCGTGTCGGAGCGGCGGCCTCGGCCATCGCACGGCGCCCGTGGGGGCTCTATGTCGCGGTCGCCTTCGCGCTGCTCCTCGCCGTCGCCGCCTTCGCCCCGCAAGCGCTCACGGTGCACGCGCCGACCGCCATCGACTACGCATCAGCGCTCAAGCCGCCGTCGTTCGCGCACTGGTTCGGCACGGACGAGTCCGGCCGCGACCTCTACACACGCGTGGTCTGGGGCGCCAGGGAGTCGCTGCTGATCGGCCTGGGGGCCGCGGCGGTCGGCGTCGTCACCGCACTGATCCTCGGCTCGATCGCCGCGCTCGGCCCGAAGCTGGCCGCGGTCGTGGTCGACCGGTTCGTGGAGGTCATGTTCGCCTTCCCCGCCCTGCTGCTCGCGCTCCTGCTCATCGCCATCGCCGGACCGTCCGCCGCCACCGAGATCTTCGCGGTCGGCCTCGGCACGGCGCCCGGATACGCGCGCATGATCCGCGGGCAGATCCTCGGCGCCAGGAACTCCGGCTACGTCGAGGCGGCGACCGCCCTCGGGCACTCGCGCTGGCGCATCATCCGCGCGCACATCCTGCCGAACGCGCTGCGCCCGCTGGTCGCGGTGTTCGCCCTCTCCGTCGGCCAGTCGATCGTCTGGGCGTCCAGCCTGTCGTTCCTCGGCCTCGGCGTCGCCCCTCCGTCGTCGGAGTGGGGCGCCCTGCTCGACGCCGGCCGCGCGTACATCACCCAGGCCTGGTGGCTCGTGGTGGTCCCCGGGCTGGTCATCGTCGCCGTGGCGCTCGCCGCCACCACGATCGGCCGCCACCTGCAACTCCGTCTCGAGAAGGGAGAGCGCTGATGAGCGTCACCCAGGAGAGCCCGGCGACCGCGGACAGCGTGGTCGACGAACTGGACTGGCCGGCCACCAGGCTCCGCGTCCAGAACCTCAGCACCGCGTTCCGCATCGACGGCGCCGTTCGCCAGGTCGTGTCCGGCGTCTCGTTCGACCTGCTGCCCGGCCAGTGCGTCGCGATCGTCGGCGAGTCCGGCTCCGGCAAGAGCGTCACCGCGCGGTCGATCGTCGGTCTCGCCGGCCGCAACGCGCTCGTCGACGCCGACGTGCTCGAGATCCACCACGAGGACGTGCGGTCGTTCACCCCGCGCCAGTGGAGGCGCATCCGGGGCAGGGACATCGGCTTCGTGCTGCAGGATGCGCTGGTCTCCCTTGACCCGCTGCGCCCGGTCGGCCAGGAGATCGCTGAGGCCCTGCGGCTGCACGGCTGGGGCGACAGGGCGGCGAGGAAGCAGCGTGTGCTCGACCTGCTCGAACGCGTTGGTGTGCCGTTCCCCGCCGTGCGGGCGCGTCAGCGGCCGGACCAGCTCTCCGGCGGGCTGCGCCAGCGCGCGCTGATCGCCTCCGCCATCGCCCTCGACCCCGACATCGTGATCGCGGACGAACCGACGACGGCGCTCGACGTCACGGTGCAGTCGCAGGTGCTCGCACAGCTCGAACGGATGAAGGCGCGCGGCGCATCGGTCATCCTGATCAGCCACGACCTGTCCGTCGTCGCGCGCCTGGCCGACCACATCCTGGTGATGCGCGGGGGAGAGGTGCTCGAGCAGGGGAGCATCGCGTCCGTGCTCGGCTCGCCGCAGCACGAGTACACGAAAGCGCTGATCGCCGCCGTTCCGAGCGAGGCGACCAGGGGCACACCGCTGAGCCCGGCGTCTCCGCCGTTCCCGGAGGTGCGGGATGCGGTCGCCGGCGCGGCTCAGGACGCTCCCGTCCCCGAGGCGCCCGTGCTCCAGGCCACCGAGTTGGTCAAGCGGTTCCACACGGCGGACGG encodes the following:
- a CDS encoding ABC transporter permease: MTHTSPSSETVQVSPAVAASSPIGEEPRRPRRTRRVLFTVGRKVVSAVVVLWGAATVAFFAQLALPGDRATAILNIRAGQAQQRTPAELAQINEQYGLHRPVIVQYLDYLRGLLAGDFGSSYQQYRPVTAIIGEQLGATVTLSLTAIVFAWVLMIVWVTVTAGRGPRVGALGATVDVVAAGLPAYWLGIILLLVFGLGLRWFPIIGGTGVNGLILPALTLAIPLAGFMAQSTRAEFERALEQPFVLSARMRGMGEWGIRLRHVLRHAVIPAITLSGWALGATLSGAVIVESIFSRPGIGSVLVGAVNNQDLPVVVGIVTLVAVVYVVANLLVDIVYTIIDPRMDLS
- a CDS encoding ABC transporter permease, which translates into the protein MTALGTPSVGSGDRASRVGAAASAIARRPWGLYVAVAFALLLAVAAFAPQALTVHAPTAIDYASALKPPSFAHWFGTDESGRDLYTRVVWGARESLLIGLGAAAVGVVTALILGSIAALGPKLAAVVVDRFVEVMFAFPALLLALLLIAIAGPSAATEIFAVGLGTAPGYARMIRGQILGARNSGYVEAATALGHSRWRIIRAHILPNALRPLVAVFALSVGQSIVWASSLSFLGLGVAPPSSEWGALLDAGRAYITQAWWLVVVPGLVIVAVALAATTIGRHLQLRLEKGER
- a CDS encoding ABC transporter ATP-binding protein, whose product is MSVTQESPATADSVVDELDWPATRLRVQNLSTAFRIDGAVRQVVSGVSFDLLPGQCVAIVGESGSGKSVTARSIVGLAGRNALVDADVLEIHHEDVRSFTPRQWRRIRGRDIGFVLQDALVSLDPLRPVGQEIAEALRLHGWGDRAARKQRVLDLLERVGVPFPAVRARQRPDQLSGGLRQRALIASAIALDPDIVIADEPTTALDVTVQSQVLAQLERMKARGASVILISHDLSVVARLADHILVMRGGEVLEQGSIASVLGSPQHEYTKALIAAVPSEATRGTPLSPASPPFPEVRDAVAGAAQDAPVPEAPVLQATELVKRFHTADGTVTRAVDGVSFALAAGETLGIVGESGSGKSTTARLALGLESLDGGDVRLLGQAWSSLSERKRRTLRPRISVVYQDPLSSFDPRWNVERILLDALRGERFADAAARKARVVELLRQVGLTADVLGRFPLRLSGGQRQRVAIARALAPRPAVIVLDEAVSALDVTIQAQILDLLVALQRESGVAYLFISHDLGVISHLSDRVLVMKDGVVVEQGKPDDIFLRPQHPYTRDLIAAIPEFDPASFTGRQNDSARVAQEGA